The proteins below come from a single Pedobacter aquae genomic window:
- a CDS encoding putative nucleotidyltransferase substrate binding domain-containing protein: protein MNELQDFLDEELKNPMEKFFVFIAKNALQYNPPLTFFNNIRTQTLGKSEVFDIKNAMTPVVDLVRVYALQNRIFKLNTGERLKALQEKGVFSETQFHELMQSYYYLMSLRLKNQASQVIHEKIKPNNYIELKNLTRIEQVTLKEIFKTIENFQAGIKMRFTNNLLG from the coding sequence ATGAACGAGTTGCAAGACTTTTTAGATGAAGAATTAAAAAACCCGATGGAAAAATTCTTTGTCTTTATTGCTAAAAATGCACTTCAGTATAATCCTCCTTTAACTTTCTTTAATAATATCAGGACACAAACTTTAGGGAAATCAGAGGTTTTTGATATAAAAAACGCCATGACACCTGTAGTAGATTTGGTACGTGTTTATGCTTTGCAAAACAGAATTTTCAAGCTTAATACCGGAGAAAGATTAAAAGCCTTACAAGAAAAAGGTGTTTTTTCCGAAACTCAGTTTCATGAGTTGATGCAGTCTTATTATTATTTGATGAGTTTAAGGCTAAAAAATCAAGCTTCGCAAGTAATTCACGAGAAAATAAAACCTAATAATTATATAGAGCTTAAAAACCTTACTCGTATTGAGCAGGTTACTTTAAAAGAAATTTTCAAGACGATAGAAAACTTTCAAGCAGGTATAAAAATGAGGTTTACGAATAATCTTTTGGGTTAA
- the glgX gene encoding glycogen debranching protein GlgX: MNIKVYPGKPYPLGATWDGKGVNFTLYADNATGVDLCLFNTTKDETESVKIRIKERTHQIWHCYVPDIEPGQLYGFRVYGPYEPANGHRFNPHKLLIDPYAKAIAGTIQWHNALFAYQVGHEDEDFSFSEEDSAPYIPKAVVIDPAFDWEDDKSPNTSMHKSIIYETHVKGFTMQHPDISEEIRGTYKALAHEATIAYLTDLGITAVELMPVHHFVSDKNLHDQGLNNYWGYSTIGFFAPDVRYSSSGVLGQQVREFKEMVKALHKAGIEVILDVVYNHTAEGNHLGPTLSFKGIDNCSYYRLTENPRFYMDYTGTGNTLNARLPNVLRLIMDSLRYWITEMHVDGFRFDLASTLARELHEVQKLSSFFDIIHQAPIISQAKLIAEPWDVGEGGYQVGKFPPGWAEWNGKYRDCIRDYWIGADSMLGEFADRFTGSSDLYQDDYRKPTASINFITAHDGFTLHDLVSYNEKHNEANGENNQDGESHNRSWNGGAEGDTDDEAIISLRNQQKRNFLTTLFLSQGVPMIVAGDEFGRTQQGNNNAYCQDNEISWLNWDNMDHELQQFTASLIRLRKEHPTFCRRKWFQGMPVKGIGLEDIAWFLPEGIEMDDEHWQHDFARSLAVYLNGKGIRSLSEQGEKIIDDDFYVMFNAHHDTIIYHLPPDKYSKKWLKVLDTSEATFDEETVLQSEDEIPVKGRSVVLLKAI, encoded by the coding sequence ATGAATATAAAAGTATATCCGGGTAAGCCATACCCTTTAGGCGCTACCTGGGATGGCAAAGGCGTAAATTTTACCCTTTACGCCGATAATGCCACTGGCGTTGATTTATGTCTATTTAACACTACAAAAGACGAAACAGAATCGGTAAAAATCAGGATAAAAGAAAGAACTCATCAAATATGGCATTGCTATGTGCCGGATATTGAGCCGGGGCAACTTTACGGTTTTAGGGTTTATGGCCCTTATGAGCCGGCTAATGGTCATCGTTTTAACCCACATAAATTATTGATAGACCCTTATGCGAAAGCTATAGCAGGTACTATTCAATGGCATAATGCTTTATTTGCCTATCAGGTAGGGCATGAGGATGAAGATTTCTCTTTTAGCGAAGAAGATAGCGCACCTTATATCCCTAAAGCTGTGGTAATAGACCCTGCATTTGATTGGGAGGATGATAAATCACCTAATACTTCTATGCATAAATCTATCATTTACGAAACCCATGTGAAAGGTTTTACCATGCAGCATCCGGATATATCGGAAGAAATAAGAGGTACTTACAAAGCTTTAGCTCACGAAGCTACCATTGCTTATTTAACAGATTTAGGTATTACAGCCGTAGAATTAATGCCTGTTCACCATTTCGTGAGCGATAAGAATTTGCATGACCAAGGTTTAAATAATTATTGGGGTTACAGTACCATAGGCTTTTTTGCGCCAGATGTAAGGTATTCATCATCAGGAGTATTGGGCCAGCAGGTACGCGAGTTTAAAGAAATGGTTAAGGCCTTACATAAGGCCGGTATAGAAGTGATTTTAGATGTGGTTTATAACCATACAGCAGAAGGAAACCATTTAGGGCCTACCTTATCTTTTAAAGGTATTGATAATTGTAGCTATTATAGGTTAACAGAAAATCCGAGGTTTTACATGGATTATACCGGAACTGGTAATACCTTAAATGCCCGCTTACCTAATGTTTTAAGGCTCATTATGGATAGTTTACGCTATTGGATTACCGAAATGCATGTTGATGGCTTTAGGTTTGATTTAGCTTCTACGTTGGCCAGAGAACTCCACGAGGTACAGAAATTAAGTTCCTTTTTTGATATCATTCACCAAGCCCCTATTATTTCGCAAGCTAAATTGATAGCAGAGCCTTGGGATGTTGGTGAAGGTGGTTATCAGGTGGGGAAATTTCCGCCGGGTTGGGCCGAGTGGAATGGCAAATACCGCGATTGTATTAGAGATTATTGGATTGGTGCCGATAGTATGCTAGGAGAGTTTGCGGATAGATTTACTGGAAGCTCAGACCTTTATCAGGATGATTACCGCAAGCCTACAGCCAGTATCAATTTCATAACCGCTCATGACGGTTTTACTTTGCATGATTTGGTTTCTTATAACGAGAAGCATAATGAAGCTAACGGAGAAAACAATCAGGATGGCGAAAGTCATAACCGTTCTTGGAATGGTGGTGCAGAAGGCGATACGGATGATGAAGCTATCATCTCCTTAAGAAATCAGCAAAAAAGAAATTTCTTAACTACGCTATTTCTTTCGCAAGGCGTACCCATGATAGTTGCCGGAGACGAGTTTGGAAGAACCCAACAAGGGAATAACAATGCCTATTGTCAAGATAATGAGATTTCTTGGCTCAATTGGGATAATATGGATCATGAGCTTCAGCAGTTTACTGCATCGCTTATCAGGTTAAGGAAAGAACACCCTACTTTTTGCAGAAGGAAATGGTTTCAAGGGATGCCTGTAAAAGGAATAGGTTTAGAAGACATTGCTTGGTTTTTACCCGAAGGTATAGAAATGGATGATGAGCATTGGCAGCATGATTTTGCCCGTTCTTTGGCTGTTTATTTAAACGGAAAAGGTATCAGGTCTTTAAGTGAGCAAGGCGAAAAAATTATAGATGATGATTTTTATGTGATGTTTAACGCCCATCATGATACCATCATTTACCATTTGCCACCAGATAAATACAGCAAAAAATGGTTGAAGGTTTTAGATACCTCAGAGGCTACGTTTGATGAAGAAACCGTATTGCAATCAGAAGACGAAATCCCGGTAAAGGGTCGGTCGGTAGTTTTACTTAAAGCCATATAA
- a CDS encoding DUF294 nucleotidyltransferase-like domain-containing protein — protein sequence MIEKRLTILKNTTPFNLLPDDVLLSIADSLQEIRYNKETLAYRQEITKMKGVDIIAEGEYETFFYDGQNNKRSVEIHHTGYCFGGISVLLNRKKALKSVIVKKGTLVYFLPRKDFRALCSAYEDFFQYFTTDFGNRMQDEEFAHFFKKPPSFEESYIASEQLYSRKIEAVAYRDLISCKPDYPICDAAKLMADKKVSCLFIKDDAQKIIGFVTDITLRDRVIAQCIDAKQAIHTIMDNPIVTIATDAYVYEAILLMFRTKARYLVVEKNGEYLGFLSRNRLLSEQAQSPLVFIQSVKLALNAQELKQKWEKVPLIITQLLGRGVHAEIVNQVITTIADTIAQKVIEEVISELGKPPAKFVYMVLGSEGRKEQTLKTDQDNAIIYEDKANEQRELVRSYFLEFAKRVSDKLNDIGFVYCEGGYMASNPKWTHSLSHWKRNYKSWMEESLPESAIKFSTFLIADTFMAMNKL from the coding sequence ATGATTGAAAAAAGATTAACCATTTTAAAAAATACCACCCCTTTTAATTTACTACCTGATGATGTTTTGCTAAGCATAGCAGATAGCTTACAGGAAATAAGATATAATAAGGAAACGCTTGCATACAGGCAAGAGATTACCAAAATGAAAGGTGTGGATATCATTGCTGAAGGTGAATATGAAACCTTCTTTTATGATGGGCAAAACAATAAACGTTCGGTAGAAATACACCATACGGGCTATTGCTTTGGCGGTATATCGGTATTGCTGAACAGAAAAAAGGCTTTAAAATCTGTTATTGTAAAGAAAGGCACTTTGGTTTATTTCTTACCGAGGAAAGATTTTAGAGCTTTATGTAGTGCTTATGAAGACTTTTTTCAATACTTCACCACCGATTTTGGCAACCGGATGCAGGATGAAGAATTTGCACATTTCTTTAAAAAACCACCTTCCTTTGAAGAAAGCTATATCGCATCAGAACAATTATATTCTAGAAAAATTGAGGCTGTTGCCTACCGGGATTTAATCAGTTGCAAACCAGATTACCCTATTTGTGATGCTGCAAAACTCATGGCAGACAAAAAAGTAAGCTGCTTATTTATAAAAGATGATGCACAAAAAATTATAGGCTTTGTTACCGATATTACTTTAAGAGACCGTGTTATAGCCCAATGTATAGATGCTAAACAGGCTATCCACACCATTATGGATAACCCAATTGTAACCATTGCTACCGATGCTTATGTATACGAGGCCATCTTATTGATGTTTAGAACCAAAGCCCGCTACTTGGTGGTAGAGAAAAACGGCGAATACTTAGGTTTTTTAAGCAGAAACCGCTTATTAAGCGAGCAAGCACAATCTCCTTTAGTGTTTATACAATCTGTTAAACTGGCTTTAAATGCTCAAGAATTAAAGCAAAAATGGGAGAAAGTTCCGCTCATTATCACACAACTGCTGGGCAGAGGGGTTCATGCGGAAATTGTCAATCAAGTGATTACCACCATTGCCGATACCATTGCCCAGAAAGTAATTGAAGAAGTGATTAGCGAACTAGGCAAACCACCAGCGAAATTTGTTTACATGGTTTTGGGTAGTGAAGGTAGAAAAGAACAAACCCTTAAAACCGACCAAGATAACGCCATCATTTATGAAGATAAGGCTAATGAGCAGCGAGAATTGGTACGCTCTTATTTCTTAGAATTTGCCAAACGTGTTTCTGATAAATTAAATGATATAGGTTTTGTGTATTGCGAGGGCGGTTATATGGCTAGCAACCCTAAATGGACACATTCTTTATCGCACTGGAAACGCAATTATAAGAGTTGGATGGAGGAATCTTTACCAGAAAGTGCCATTAAATTCTCTACTTTTTTGATTGCCGATACCTTTATGGCGATGAACAAATTATGA
- the treZ gene encoding malto-oligosyltrehalose trehalohydrolase — protein MTKACRKIGVNYCHGTTKINLWCPNANKVAVLKPKDETIIHLEKADFGYWQKTTDLLQPGDEYFMLLDDKTLPDPTALQQPDIHQASKVANLHAFEWTDEHWQIPAMQDFIIYELHVGTFTPEGTFEAIIQKLDDLLELGINAIELMPVAQFPGNRNWGYDGVFPFAVQNSYGAYTGLQELVNACHEKGIAVILDVVYNHLGPEGNYLNDFGPFFTDKYQTPWGKAINFDDADCDAVRTLYIENVLLWLRDFHIDGLRLDAVHAIKDFSAKHILAEIKEHVDAFNQEHQKTHFLIAECDLNDRRYLEPLSQNGFAMDAQWIDEFHHALRVSAGGEKNGYYEDFSGISSLAKAYQDAFVFDGLYSPHRKKKFGSSAAGLAGERFVVFSQNHDQVGNRMLGERSSQLFSFEMQKLMAAAVFISPYIPMLFMGEEWSASSPFQYFISHTDEELIKAVQEGRKKEFAAFVSEEEVPDPQAISTFEASKLRWDELNLPQYKTMLAYYKALIQLRKTHPVFKSTQRKGLKAYADETRQMLYLSRSSEDVKVLCILNFSAKQQSIQNSEIQAYGLIFDSADEKWAGHPVGEDEISPTAIKIYQSNL, from the coding sequence ATGACAAAAGCTTGCAGAAAAATAGGCGTAAACTATTGCCACGGTACTACAAAGATAAATTTATGGTGCCCCAATGCAAACAAAGTAGCAGTTTTAAAGCCTAAGGATGAAACCATTATTCATTTAGAAAAGGCCGATTTTGGTTATTGGCAAAAAACAACAGATTTACTACAGCCAGGGGATGAATATTTTATGCTGCTTGATGATAAAACTTTGCCAGACCCTACAGCTTTGCAGCAGCCTGATATTCATCAAGCCTCTAAAGTAGCCAATTTACATGCTTTTGAATGGACAGATGAGCATTGGCAAATCCCCGCCATGCAAGATTTTATCATTTATGAGCTGCATGTTGGAACTTTCACACCCGAAGGAACATTTGAAGCCATCATCCAAAAACTAGATGATTTGCTTGAATTAGGTATCAATGCTATTGAATTAATGCCTGTGGCTCAATTCCCTGGCAATAGAAATTGGGGTTACGATGGCGTTTTTCCTTTTGCGGTACAAAATAGTTATGGTGCTTATACAGGTTTGCAAGAGCTGGTGAATGCTTGTCATGAAAAAGGTATAGCTGTTATTTTAGATGTAGTTTACAATCACTTAGGCCCTGAAGGGAATTATTTAAACGATTTTGGGCCGTTTTTTACTGATAAATACCAAACTCCTTGGGGTAAAGCCATCAATTTTGATGATGCCGATTGCGATGCTGTACGTACTCTTTATATCGAAAACGTATTGTTATGGCTAAGAGATTTTCATATTGATGGCTTACGTTTAGATGCCGTACATGCCATTAAAGATTTTAGCGCTAAGCATATTTTGGCAGAAATTAAAGAGCATGTAGATGCTTTTAATCAGGAACATCAAAAAACACATTTCTTAATTGCCGAGTGCGATTTAAACGATAGAAGGTATTTAGAGCCTTTGAGCCAAAATGGTTTTGCAATGGACGCTCAATGGATAGATGAGTTTCATCATGCATTAAGGGTTAGTGCCGGGGGGGAGAAAAATGGCTATTATGAAGATTTTAGCGGAATTTCTTCTTTAGCTAAAGCCTATCAAGATGCTTTTGTTTTTGATGGCTTATACTCGCCACATCGTAAAAAGAAATTTGGTAGTAGTGCAGCTGGTTTGGCAGGAGAGCGCTTTGTGGTTTTCTCTCAAAACCACGATCAAGTGGGTAACCGGATGCTTGGAGAGCGTAGTAGCCAGCTTTTTAGTTTCGAGATGCAGAAATTGATGGCTGCCGCAGTTTTTATTTCGCCTTATATCCCCATGCTGTTTATGGGCGAGGAATGGTCGGCAAGTTCTCCATTTCAATACTTTATCAGCCATACAGATGAAGAGTTGATAAAAGCCGTACAAGAAGGTAGAAAGAAAGAATTTGCGGCATTTGTAAGCGAAGAAGAAGTTCCAGACCCGCAAGCTATCTCTACTTTTGAAGCTTCTAAACTCCGCTGGGACGAGCTTAATTTACCGCAATATAAAACCATGTTGGCCTACTATAAAGCCCTCATACAGCTTCGCAAAACGCATCCGGTATTTAAAAGCACCCAAAGAAAGGGTTTAAAAGCTTACGCTGATGAAACTCGGCAAATGCTTTACCTCAGCAGAAGTAGTGAAGATGTAAAGGTTTTATGTATCCTCAATTTTTCAGCTAAGCAGCAAAGCATTCAAAATTCAGAAATTCAAGCTTATGGATTGATTTTTGATTCTGCCGATGAAAAATGGGCTGGTCATCCTGTTGGAGAGGATGAAATTAGCCCTACAGCTATCAAAATCTATCAATCTAACTTATGA
- a CDS encoding 3'-5' exonuclease → MKDYLLFIDTETSGLPKKWDKPYQDTDNWPTCIQLAWIIYHKSGEEVKRENFYMKLQDLKIEDSAFKIHGITPTFLEENGIKRKQVLQKFAYDVKKYNPLLIAHFMELDFHIVGVDAYRAKLKNPIENSPLFCTMLASSKYVHNPTVNFLRLGELYHFLFDEKMEQQHHALKDAEATAACFFEMLKRGDITAEQMETQQFNFKMKQPKAKSKSIWPFSMF, encoded by the coding sequence GTGAAAGATTACCTTCTTTTTATAGATACAGAAACATCAGGTTTACCTAAAAAATGGGATAAGCCTTATCAGGATACTGATAATTGGCCTACTTGTATCCAACTGGCATGGATTATCTACCATAAAAGTGGCGAAGAAGTGAAACGAGAAAACTTCTACATGAAGTTGCAAGACCTCAAAATAGAAGATTCTGCTTTTAAAATACATGGCATAACCCCTACTTTTTTAGAAGAAAATGGCATTAAACGTAAACAGGTGCTACAAAAATTTGCTTATGATGTTAAAAAGTACAATCCTTTATTGATAGCTCATTTTATGGAGCTTGATTTTCATATTGTAGGTGTTGATGCTTACCGGGCTAAACTTAAAAACCCAATAGAAAATAGTCCTTTGTTTTGTACCATGTTGGCCAGTTCAAAATATGTTCATAATCCAACGGTTAACTTTTTAAGACTTGGCGAATTGTATCATTTTTTATTTGATGAGAAAATGGAACAGCAGCACCATGCTTTAAAAGACGCTGAAGCTACCGCAGCCTGCTTTTTTGAGATGCTTAAACGTGGCGATATTACAGCAGAACAAATGGAAACACAACAGTTTAATTTTAAAATGAAACAGCCCAAAGCTAAAAGTAAATCTATTTGGCCATTTAGTATGTTTTAA